The Cryptomeria japonica chromosome 2, Sugi_1.0, whole genome shotgun sequence region GGGggaccacgtggggtccacgtggaaaccCCCATCCCTTTttaatttgcttttttttttaaattttttttagttaaaaaaaaataaattaataaataaatttattaaattaaaagtatttttttgtttcaagtaaagttttcaattaattattattttatatatatatatatatatatatatataatggaaattaatttatatatatgtataaactaatcgatatttaatttgaaatatgtgcaatgcattaattattggtaaaatatattttattaacaaagattaataattatatattaactaataattaactgggtGATTGTGCACTATTagttattaattgtgtatattttatttatcgtggATTGGTAAATATACTCATTAATTAACAGTCAATTTTGGATTCTTTTATACGCGCGTAAGGAagtaatttttggattttgaaaatgATTACCTTTATTTGGATTCCGTAtatatttatgtttccttgatctgtatagggTAACTGAGCTTGACAAATTTGAAACTGTAGAGATTGGTTTTGAACCAGtaggtcaatgatgttttaattggagattaaatatcttaattaattggttgATGGTTGTTTAAATTATATCCTTGTGAATTTGGTTAAAGAACTCGTTATGGCGTATTTTTGtatgttcgatgtaatgaacatcagtgagttagaaaaccaagaacaacctatacctagatgaggtagataactgcaatctaatgtagatcttgtagaaaacttgatcaacttttaatgtTTAGACCAATTCGAAAAggttgtatctgttgaatattacctatgcgagtttaatttctgtattcgcttttgcttatgtaatggcaagtcgtgctttgtttgttaggaccctgtcgtatggaatgatttggggtacctgtttcagtccttggTTCTGAGTTGACTGtggttttgtggtagtgtcgtatttggtcatatcctttgtgtgggtgtcgaatgatgattcgtgtttgaccagatggttgttctcTCCTTcctgaactccgttcgtctgaccatgtgtattccttgggttttgagttcgtctgagtatagtctagtgtcgtatgggaaagtggctttcgattgggggggcgcgcccaaagtggctgttgggtaacccgtcAAAAgtaagtctaataagtgataacctatcagtagattaggatgtaatctctaagtaagataatgtgcctcacaaatgggacgagtgctaacatagacccgacatgctgtgagaaggcctgaaatggcaaaccatcatccctgtcttcacgagaggatgtgtgggtccacatgaggcttggatgggccggaagctcggattaggttgccagggtaatcccagtgtatggggccgggacctatgaagacttgccatggtaaccataccaggttgtgtgatgacacttgtccctacgttcactagtgtgttgtcgttttgtcctgttaggagtacctttgtgggtcatccttttgtcctTGCCTTTGTGAGTATCGTTtccatgctagaccttgggtggtgatgactcagttttgtggatgctccaatggaccttttctttagctttgattatgtttagctggatccttttctcttcagggatcgtttatgtattaattgaccgatgtggtcgtttggatattgttatatttcaccttgatggccggattgtaatggtttaacctcttgtactcttaactttattatttatcagaggggtcttgcagttgagcagacccggagatgtagccctttaggggtgaactccgagatcattatggtgttatgtgatgttattctcttatgtttcctttattcagctttatcttgtgtgattagcttatgttagaatggataagtggataaatggaattaactttaaatgcttatatgcagtcctttcttgaatgccattttgatcgaatacataagtggtttagatgagatttatcgtagatgcatgtatgcaatcatcttttaaatgcaataaattggaatatggaagaatgtaacttagagcaatggaatatattcagttgttgttaaggaaattaagtatgcttgaaaagatctcttatgtttatgatgaaattctagtgtgttagaacattagatgtatggcttgtaattttaaatgaaaagcttgaatgaagattatgaatagatcttaatggatgagtctttgcttgtgatttatatttccatcttctgaaagaaattatcctgattaagaattatctcgttattatgataattagcttattggattaattgtgtgagttaagtgaattgtgaaatttaagtaatctcgttgggaaactctttaggtgttagttgatgtcttccgctatataatctgaatctttgatatcttgttgtatcttaatgtggtgtaacttaaaaaaaaaaaaaaaattattgcactctaatcttgtattttggcttatcccttcggggtttcctggcggggcattacaggtaCAGAGATGTACTTCTCAGAATAAGCTTTGTTTATAGTGATAAATCAATCCCTTGTTGGTGTGCAAAAAGTGTGGACAACCAGGGCGACCACCACTACGGTCCCAAAATTTTTGTAGCTTTTTTGAAGATCAAATCTGACTCGGCTAACATTGCTCAGATCCAGGTGAATGCCAAAATCccacatctgtagctcactgttttcttagttttaccttcattttttagcactttacgtagtttcaacaattcaatttacaaaaaagggaaaaaaccaATCACACAATCACCCCAAACCCATTCACTATTCAATCTTTGTttgatttgtgactaaatctagtggataTGATTTCCTCTTTTCAATGTAATTGTAAAATAGTGGTTTTTCTctctctaatggtgaaaaccttaatttttcaccattacaggcATGGACTTATTTTTACATAATCCCTAGgagaatattttatatatttatatatattgatACTCTATAGAGTTGATGTATTATTTTTATGTAGATATAGAATATTTGTatcatatatgtgttatggtgcACCTATTAGATGTAtgatgtgatgtgttatggatgtatTCTTATTCTTATAAATACACgatatttttaaatttgaacatgGTGATCTATAAAATGATGTAATGTtggtatttataatatgaaatgagaatttatatgtttattcatttattttttgaaaaataaatccaaaaaagaattatgacatttttgtgttattagattacaaattattttttaatgaaattattaTTTTGGGTGTCACACTACCAAAATACAAATTAAGAAAAACTCATGACAAAGAAATTATGAATTATTACAATAGTTAAAATTATATCCGACATGGAGATGAAACTATAAAAATCTAACTCAAATAATAAATTCTTTTGAATCATGGAGCACTTGAAAGCCCTTCCCTCTCCCTCTAAAAAGCTCACTAGTGGCCACAAATCAAGGTTTTAAATTTCATCGTGTTCTAGCTCAAAGGacattgattctgatgatgatgcaGAGTGGAAAGCTGAGGAGGATGAAGATTCTTTTTTTGACCCCATTTTGGAGAAGGATAGAAGAAAAAATGTCAATTCTTCCAAGAAAATGAAAAGATTCTAAGGGTCATTGATTGATGGGTCATTAACAAGGAATGAGGATTCTAGTAATTTGCCTATCTTAGAGGAGAAGGGCAATAAGAAAAAATCTAATGTTGAGAAAGAATCAATGCTTTTTAAGGGGAAGGAGATATATGGTTTGATTGGGGTTGTTAAAAACAAAGCACAATTGAAGGGAAAGGGTAAGGTGGAAATGAATATTGTTGAGGATGTGAACAAAAGTCATGACAATATTCTTAATATTGATGGTATCCATGATTTAGAAGGTGGTAATGTGGGTCTTTTTCCTAAAGACCTTATGGAGAAAAGAGAGGACATTTATAATGTGTCGGGAATTATGAAGGAAAGTGTGGTTGGTTGGTTGGTTTTGACTGGCTAAAATGTTTCATGTGGAAATCAATTCGATTAATATAAGACTTTGTTCCCTACAAAATAAGCTCCACAAGGATATTGTTCATGATGTAGGGACTGGTGAGAGTGGGGATTTTCATTTTGCCCATGAGATTGTGAAACATGTTGTAAACTCTTTGAGAACCCTATTTGaggatcaaattcaaattttgagaaatgatctTGATAGCAAGATATTGAGTGTAGAGAGTAAGATTCAATAGATTaatcacaaattggaaaaaaaatgTTGATGTTAGCAAAGTCTCTATTAAAAATAGTGTTGAGGCCATTGGCATTCTTCATGCAAAGCTTAAGGAAATTAAAGAGGATCAATAGGTAGATCTTTTTGTTGCAAGGGAGATGACGAGTACCAATTATCAAGGTCCTAGTGCAAGGGCTAGAGGAAAGAAGAAATTCATGGAAGTACATGACTTACAAAGGTTCTATGAGCTGCATTAGAATATGTGCCAGTAATAATTGGAAGTGGCTAGTTAAACATGCTAAAATGGTTGTTTTGTTTTAGCAAGGTGTTGGGTGTGTGATTGTTGTTTCCTTGCTTTAGGATAGtgttttgttttttggtttttgttgatgtgttGTTTTGTATATCCTTCGGTAAGCTTATTGATCCTTGATTTAGTTGTTGGGTAGTACTGGTTTTATGTTTTGCAACTTATTGTAAAaggtttcgagtcccttcaaaacctgattcATCCATAATAAAAAATAGATTGGAATATATAACACAAATAATTAGTGGATAGGAATGAAATATTAAAACTCACAAAACTAtgaaactataaaaaaaaaaatgctaaaTATAAAGATTccttaaaatattattaattataataataaaaatcaagaataaaacaaatgaaacaaaattATAGAGGCATGATTGAAGAATGTAAAACAAAAGTTGTCTCTCCCTAGACAATGGGAACCATAGATATTAGAGTAAtattaaaatgtttctcttgcacaAATTATTTTACTAGAACTAAAACCTTTTATTTTTGTCAATGGCATCTAATATTCAtttataatgattaatatttaaattgcaaaaataataattctttctttgttagttttatttttttaaataatcaaacaaattaattatttctaatttatgtttattaaaaatttattcgaggaaatgattaaaaattttaaattgttttttagTATGTAACTAATTCAATAATAGATATATTGAATATTCTAATGATAATTAATGGTAAATCTAATAATAAGAttgagcattgatttttttttttttaaattcaattctaAAACTAGTAGAAtgtataaaaatacaaaaaatacaccATAAAAATAGCTTCAAAATGATACCATAATATCATGAatttcaatattaaaataataatcaaattaataAGATCAAAGAACATGTAATATATTTaaccatttttttttatttgaataaagCTTATGTTTACAACATAGATATCAAATAAACATTATCAAAGCTAAAGTTAAATAATGTTATAGATGTAAACAATAAAGATCTTTCTTTATGATCCTAGTGTTGGAGCTAACTCTCAACTTAAACGTCATGACTTTCATAATGTGAATAATTTGGATGTACATATATTTATTCTATATTGAATTATCTTCATCCCAAAGCAAGATATATATAGAATTGAGGTATTCAACCTTATACTTGTGTTTATATTACCACTATGCTAACAAGACCTATTTATTCACTGATTTTTTTCCTATAAATATGTCTTGTTCTCCACCATAGAATGGATGATGCTAATGTTGCAAACACAGCAATACTAGCCAAAATGATGAAGGTAAGACTAAAACATGTGCTACCCTTGCAATTCCCTCCTCCTTGCTTAGCTGCCTCTATATCATAGAGATAGCCGGCAACCCACACAGATAGAATATACAATACAATTGGATGCCCCACCATCATGACATTATATAATGTCCCAAAATAGTGTAGCCCAAATAAATCAGATATGATAATGGAACTTAAACACCATATTGTTCCAAAAGAAAATCCTATAAAAATGGAACCTAAGTATAGAGCTTGAGGAAAAGCGCCTGCTATTATTATAAGAAAATAGCCACAACACAAAATGAACTGAGCTAGTGTAAGTAATATTGGCCTTGCTACTCCAAATTTGGAGAGAAAATAATCAGATAAAGCTCCACTCCCAAAACGACCTAAAAATTGACTTGCTGATATCAAAGTGACAAAGATAGTGATGTCTTGTTGTGCATATCCAAGAGAGGTTTGAAGCTGGCTCATGTTGCCAATTGTCACTTCACCTGATGCTATAGCAACTGAAGAAGAAAACAAGACTAGGAAAAAATCGATGTTGCAAATTGTTCTCCACAGGGAGCTATTACCATACTCAATAAtgcaatatttttcaaaattacttGAATCTTCTTGAGTACTTAGTGGCTCCAAAAGTATCTTGTTTACAATTGATGTTCTATCATTAGTGCTAGCTTTCCATGCCACGTACAAGGGGATTGCTAGAATGACAAGTGTAACAACAAATTTCACTTGATTTACCTGTAAAACCTTAATCACTTAGTAAATCATATCAAATAAAATAGCATATGTAACTATCTATATAACAAGCTTTTATCttatttattgaaaaaaattacttttaactattaactaaaaatagtaTAAAAagtgataattaaatgaataacatCCATTTCAACTATTccaaaatatgtaattttttatacattacaaaaaaaattatcattattaaaaaagtcattaaaaataaaatatgaagaaATATCAGTAAGACTACAGGAGTCTGTAGTGCACAGAGTAAACTTTGTAGACCATGCCCTCTAGTACCAGGTGGCTTGGGGGAGACTGGACCTCATGACCTTGTGTCTACCACAAGAGGATCTTGCTAATCAAATCAAGCCCCTAACCCACATTAATtagagttattttatttattaaatattattttatttattttttattttattttacaactGTTTTATTTATTACATACATGAGACATAAATTTTATTCTAGTAATTctaattttataaaataatttctttgcatttttttttaattatttatattttaaattttttagtatattaatcttttattttattttctaatcatCATGTTTCTAAATATTTATTGTTGTaagaattgttggtgtaaatagtgACTTTATCAAACTAGTTAGCTTTTACCCAACCTAGAGAGTCCTATTTGCattgcttaagtttacttagagcTATTTAAGAGATTTTCCTCACCTCATGTGGTTGAGACATGTGTACTCACTTAGTAAGACACCTATTGCATGTACATTTATGACTTGCTCACACATTTCCCACATTTAGAGGTTTAGTTAGTTGTTTACAACTTTCCTGTGTATGCAAGCCTACTTTGTACATTCAAATCAGCTCTTTGATAATATTATTTGGTTTTTTGTGTGCTCATAGCTTATGGAAGCTTTGGTTTTTGCTTTCTAATCTTAGTTATTCCCAACAAGAACTTAGATGTGGCTTGCACAACATCCCTTAGTTAATAAATATCAACGAATATTAAGTTTCGcaccatgcaaaatatttaaatatttttggatGGCTAGAAAGTTGGTTTAAAAATCTGCTACAAAAATACAAGCTCTAGACTATGTTGTTAGCTCAAATTGTTGGAATCTTGAACAATTTGATTGTTTTACATTGCAGGTATGTTGTTGCACAAATATCTTTGTCATAGTTTTTTGTTGATCAATTGGTCTCTTTTCTTTCTtgaaacaagaaaatgaaattaaGCTTGAAACATTTGTTCCACTAGATAGTTTGTTCAACAACATACCTAAATtgtgatactattgggtttttacCATTCACTAGATATTCTAAAAATTTAGTGTAATGTTTAAGTCATTAGAACCCTTAATCTGAGAGCTTTAGAAAACCACTCTAAACTATGCTTTAAAGATAAACTCATCATAAATTtgaacataatataatgctaatgATGCATTAGGTATTGAAAATCTATATTTGAAAATAACCTCATACTTAATTAAGAGCTTATATTCAAAACATGGGTTAGAAGGAATGTGATAGTAGCTCAATGACCCAATTTCATAAATAATAAAATCTCAATAAAACTTCCTTTATAAAAATTACATATGCCTTATTAAGTAAAAAAAGTGATAGCATGCAATAAATACAAAAAATCTCATAAACAAAAAATTAGCTCAGTGGCCCAATTTCATTAATAATAAAAGTCCAATATAGCCACCTTTGTAAAACTTACGAATTAAAAACTAATTCTATAGGCCACATTGGAGTAGTGATGGCATGCAATAAATATGAAAAATCCCATAAACATAAATTATGTGTTGTCTAAATTGAGATTTATTAGCTAACATATTTATTACATTACATCACAACCTCGAGGCTTTTCACATGCACAATTGAAGCCACATGGTACAATGAATGGACAAAATAGATCACTCCCTCTTATTTGTTTGTTATGCCAATTTAAATCACATTGGTGAAAATACCTCTATCAAATATACTAAACCATTAGTTATCCTTTTAATTCTCTAAAAACTAGAACATGGAGTATGGTATTAGTAATATTAGAGCATGTTGATGAGTGAAACATGGATCATCATCATGGATTACATGCACTTAGACAACTTTAGATTTTGATTTCTAATCATCAACTCATGCTTCAATTGGACACTCTTAATTGGAGCctctttatgattttttttaattttttttagtggGCTGACTTTGACCAATGCTATTTTTTTCATGACACTTTACCATAGACTCCAACAAGTAATCTAGCATAAATTATGATTATAAGAAGTTTCCATCTAGATAATTGAAAATAGAATAGTTAATCGTTTAAAAATTGACATTTACTTGTAAAAATGGGATAGTAAAATGGATTGTGAATGGCATCTTTGATCACTTAATTATAAGGATGTGTAAAATGCACGTAAGTAATCTTGTTATATCTACATAGAATGCTTAGGAGTTACTTTGAAAATGATTTGTACTAGATATAATATCAAAAATTACATCTTGTATAATTCATCGCAACAAATGGTTCCTTCCTCCACATCATCGGAGGTCGTGTACCACCATCTTTGTCCTCTTGTCCACTAGGGATTGCCTTGTCCACTTCAAACTGGTATTTCACCAACTCTGTCAACCTATCATCTTCAGGACTATAGCGTGGTGCACAGACATCCGTGCGACGTGATAGAATCTTGCGAATTTGACAGTCTGCaagtggtcatttgagcattacccTTGCACTTGGAAGGAATTGTAATGCCTCTGCATGCATCCACCGACGTTGGTTTTTTTTGTCCAGAACCTATATCTCTCTCGTTTGATGGCATTTTGAGACCACTTCTTGCAGGTTGGAGCTTTTGGCAATCTTCTTGGGCAACATTCATAGCTTTTCTCACAAAGACCACCATTTTTGCAGCTCTCTAGATAGATCACAACACCATTTCCATAGCATCTCAAAAAGGGGAGTTTactcattctctttttcattcatTTTAGGCATTATCACTCTTTTATTTTGTATTGTCTTTCCATCATGTTTATCACTTATTTCATTGTGGCTTTATttgggttgttcgtggaggtggaaacacctaaatgggggtctgacttaggcaaactccaaaacacaacccccaacattttctctctcgcTTGTGTGCAAGTGGACGATTGTGGGAGAATGGTCACCTTGTGGGAGGCTCCAATCGTGGACTGATTGTGAGTTCTTTCCATCTCTTTCCTTCTACTTTATCCTAGATATTTTGTATTCTACATTCACTAGCTTAGTtttattgttttttgtgtttttattaCATTATAATTGTGCATGGTACTCTCTGTATGGTTTCTATACCTCATCCATATAGGATGACAGTGCATCGCGCAGGTGTCCCAGACCTACGTGCTCATCCTTGAGACAAAGGCTTAGCAGAGCCACTCGAGAGTCTCAGTTTGAGGTCTATTATCTTAATTTATCATTTTCATCCCCCGGTGCTCCCTTAGCGCTAGTATAAGTGAGGTATTGGAGG contains the following coding sequences:
- the LOC131071350 gene encoding protein NUCLEAR FUSION DEFECTIVE 4 isoform X1, yielding MGYESVQNRWMVLVACMWIECCAGASYGFSIYSQAIKTRFGYNQQQLDTISVYSSLAIFGGILCGLLNQCLPAWIVLFIGALHNLAGNIVLWLFVSGRLAVPPLWELGLFTFIAINGCLYFNTVSMVTSVSNFPDNRGLVVGLIKGCFGLSSAILSTVWKVFFPDSDGSSYLLVAAIVPSAVTFLLMPIVRKYEPDECRNGSSRTMQNLALASVPMVFLALFFMAAPFWDEHSLQVNQVKFVVTLVILAIPLYVAWKASTNDRTSIVNKILLEPLSTQEDSSNFEKYCIIEYGNSSLWRTICNIDFFLVLFSSSVAIASGEVTIGNMSQLQTSLGYAQQDITIFVTLISASQFLGRFGSGALSDYFLSKFGVARPILLTLAQFILCCGYFLIIIAGAFPQALYLGSIFIGFSFGTIWCLSSIIISDLFGLHYFGTLYNVMMVGHPIVLYILSVWVAGYLYDIEAAKQGGGNCKGSTCFSLTFIILASIAVFATLASSILWWRTRHIYRKKISE